A region of the Microcystis aeruginosa FD4 genome:
GGCAATTAGCCCCTACAATAATATTATTGCGGCAATGGTAGGGGCGCATCGCGTGCGCCCAAAATCTAATATAGATATTTCGACCAAATTGAGATGCAGTCTTCATAGCTTGATTCAGCAACACCAGCAGCAGAAAAATTAATTCTGACTCAAAAATAAACTGGGCAATCCGATCAGATTATCTTGCTTAAAAAAGATCGAATTTTGTTGTCGTAATTTACCGATTAATCTTGTTACTGTTACTCTAGTAGTGCCGATGGCGCTGGCAATTTGAGCGTGAGTTAGGGGATAGGGGAGATAATAGCCTTCCACACAGGGTTGACCGTATTCTTCCAATAATAAAACCAAGAACCCCATTAATCGATCGAGGGAGCGTTTTTGACCGAGAATACTTAACCAAAATAACTTACGCTGGTACTGATGGCGAAAAGTTTCCATAACAGCTGATCGCAATTGCGGCCAGCGTTCTAGGTCTTCCCAGTATAACCAGACTAACTCGGTCTTGTCTAGATGAGCTTGGGCTTGTAATTGAAAGGGAAATTGAGAAACAATCTCAAAAGGTTGACCTGCACCCACAAAACCGAGAAATACTTCCTCACTATCGGCAATAGGTAGTTGACGGGGGGATTTTTGGTCAATAACGTTAACTTGTGCCTTACCAACAATACGAATCGCCCCAGATTCCACAAAGTATAATAGCCCGGGGCGCGTGGCTACTCTTTCATCTTTGGCAAAGGTATGGTGACGATAATGGGATTTTGCCCAGTTAAAGATTTCTGTTTCTTGACCGATTAAGGGGATGAAATCCGACGAAGGAACCGAAAAAGACATTAAAATTAATAACCCACTGGGGCGTTAAGGGAACTGTAAACTAATGTAACAAAAAATTTCTGCGATTGGGGGGAGTCTTGTCGCCGCTGGATGGTTATTGGTCAATAATCCCTAAAAGTTGCCAAGAGTGGGCAGATAGAAGAATTATTAAGTATTCTTGGCAGTATCCCCGCCCCAATGTTACAAAAGCTAGATAATCACCCTATCTATTCTTAACTTTTTCTCGCTTTTCCGGGGACTATGGCTTAGGATAGGATGCGTAACTATATTTTTCTATCTGATGATAAATGATAGATGATAGTTGATAGATAACTTAAATTTATACTTTTCCTGAAAAACTTCGGTAAAACTTGTATGAATAGCATTAGACAAAAAATTGAATCCCTCTTGAATCAATTACCAGATGATTGTTCAATTGAAGATATTCAGTATCATTTATACGTTCTAGAGAAGGTGCGTCAAAGTTTGAACGCTGCCTCTCTAGAGAATACAATCCCCCAAGAAGAAGTTGAGGGTCTTTTAAACAAATGGCTGATCGAGTGAATTATCGCCTTGTCTGGTCGCCCAAAGCAATTGAAGACGTGGATGCGATCGCATCTTACATTAGTCGAGATTCCCCGTCCTACGCGGCGGCCGTCGTGCGCCGAATTCTTGATATCAGCTATTCTTTAGAAAATTGTCCCCTAGAAGCGAAAAAATGCGCCGAATTTAGCGATGAAACCATCCGAGAAAAGTCTGCCTACGCCTACCGTCTGATCTATCAAATTCAAGGGTCAGTTGTCATTATAGCGGCGATCGTCCATAGCAAGCATTTCTTGGATTGATCTAGTCAGTGATCAGTTATCAGTGATCAGTTATCAGTGATCAGATTTGAGTTTTCAGTTCACAGGGGCCGAATCTAAAACCAAATTTGTTAAGCTAAAAGCCTGAATCTACTCAGTTTCTAACCTTCTTTTTAGGTAGGAGAATTGCCAGATTCTTTCTTGGAGCCTATTGCCTGTTGCCTATTGCCTTCAGTTCACTGATTACTGTTTACTGTTTACTGATCACTGAAAAGTCCCCCACCCCCCAATTTTGAGCCTAATTCCCGCTTAATCCGGTTGAGAATCGAGGTTTCATCAAGGGAATCGAGAATACTGGCCACCACTGCCTTCGGGCCATCGGGTCCCCAAGTGGCCCCATTAGCGAGATAGGTTTTCGTCACTTGGCCGATTGCGTAACAGGATACACCGGCAACTCCCGCTTGAGTCAGGGCGATCGAAGTATAGGGAAGGAGAGAAATGCCGCCAGTGGCAGGAATCGAGAGACCGAGTAATCCTTTTAGGGAACTTAAGCCCAAAACCGCTAAAAATTCGCTGGCACTAATGCCCCCCATATTGAGGGCAATTTTTTGTAAAAGAGCGATCGCCCCCTGACGAGTTAAATCGATGCCGTATAAGCGAGAAAGAGCGAGAATCATGGCTAGATCGATAACTGCCCCCGTAAACAGGTCCAACACCGTCACCGGATTCACAGCGATCGCCGATGCTTTGCTCATCACTGCTTTTTGAATCAATTGATTAGCGCCGCGATCACGGATAGCCATTTTGCGGGCGACAATTTGCTCGTTTACCTCGTCCGCGTACAGCATAGAATTGAGTGCTACCAGCGATTTACCCTCTCGCTCTAGAATTTCCAAAATTTTGAGTTTCAGGGCTTCTATCTGGGGTTTTCCTCGAAATCGTTGCGTTTTAAGCCGCCCATCCGGCCCCTTGACTGTCTCCGCCAGGAGGGGAGAGGCCGCCACCATAACAATCTCATCGGGGGAGAGTAATTCTTTCACCCGTTCTGAGGCGATTTTCTCATAGATAGCGAGGCGATCGACTTCCGGATACTGATCGATTTTATTAAAGACCAAAATCATCGGTTTTCCCGCTTCCCGCAACTTGGCCAGGGCGGAAAATTCCACTTTGGTCATATCACCGGAGATGATAAAAAGGATTAAATCCACCTGCTGCGCCACCTGACAGGCGAGAATTTCCCTCTTTTGCCCATCTACCTCATCAATACCGGGAGTATCAAGCAATTGCACCTGAGCATTACCCTTGCCGTTCAGGGTCAGACGCGCTAGATTGGGGAAAGTATCATCGCTGCTTAACTGCCAATTTACCCCTTCAATGGTGCGGGTAACTCCGTGTAGAGGACCGGTTGTCAAGATTTCTTGACCGACCAGAGCATTTAAAATCGAGGATTTTCCCCGGCCCACCAGGCCAAAAGCGGCAATTTGAATCAGGGATTGATCGAGTTTTTCTAGCAGGGCCACCAAGCGCTCGATCTCCGCTTCTAGACCAATTTTCTCCCTCGAGGTAAGATCTAGATGATCAACAAGTTTGCTCAGAGAATTGCGCGCCTGATTATAATTGAGTTCTTCTTGAATAGTGCCGACACCTCGAAGCGCTTGTTCTAGGTCTTCGGTATTCCAAGCTTGATCGAGGAACGGGTCATGGGTCATTTCAGTTATCAGTTATCAGTTATCAGTGACTACCACCGGTCGTCGGTAGCTTGAAATCAGAAAGATTTTAATTTTTATCCCCTTGAAAGGGGAGGTTTGTTACCTCTTGTTCTTGGTCATGAGGAGAGAAAAAAATCTGCTGATAGATTCAGTGTAGTTTAGCCCACATATTATTAAACCTACATTGCGGTGACTAATTACGCTACATTTTTAGATGCGCTTACCCTGCAATATCCCCGAATTTGCCAGGAAAATTGACCAGCAAATTCTCGTAGATTGAGAAATATAATAATAGGACGCTGGTTAATCAGCCAATTTTCAAATCCAGTATCATCAAAGGATTGAGTTATTCTTTTAATTAGAAAAATGGGCAATTAATTCTGTGCTAGATGAATTGAGTATTAAAGGGGTAAACTCCTCTACTGGTAATAATAAAATGCGATCAATGATTACGGACAAATCTGGGTCCAAACTACCAAAACGAGCTTTCAATAAATTTTCTACCACCAGACGTTCTCCTTGTTGAAGACCCTGTTGAAGACCCTGTTGAAGACCCTGTTGAAGACCCTGTTGAAGACCCTGTTGAAGACCCTGTTGAAGACCCTGTTGAAGACCCTGTTGAAGACCCTGTTGAAGACCTTGTTGAAGACCCTGTTGAAGACCCTGTTGAAGACCCTGTTGAAGACCCTGTTGACGGCCAGCATCCAGTTCTTCCTGAAGACGGGAAGTGTATAAAGGTGATAATCTCATAATTAACTCTCTGTCCTCCTGTTCAAGCTCTTGATCGTTAGTTAAAGAAGTTCTCAAGTTTAATAATAATTCTAGAGCATTTACCCGAAAAGGATGATCCTCTGGTAACGATTCTAGCTCATCGATCGCCCTTGCTTGTACTTTTCCCCGGCCTAAAATTCTTAACCAGAGAGTTGCTTCTGTTGGGGGTAATTGATGGATAACAGTGATTGCCGTGCGTAAAGAGGGTGCTAAAAAATAGATACCTTCCCCCCAATTCTCCTCATCTAATTTAGCACCGAATCCTTCTAACAGTTGCGAGGAAGCGGTGGGAGTCAAAATCCAGAGACGGGGGATTTCCCCATCGTTAACATTCGTTTTCTGACGATTTGCTCGACGATTAATTTCTCCTTCCACTTCCAACAGTTTTAACAGACAAGTTCTAATTTCTGTAGCAGTGACAGGATTGCGAAAGGGTTCAAATAAACAGGGATTAATCGCCATTTTTCCCAGTAATCCTAGCAGTTCTCTAGGATTATTATCGAGAATCTGGGGTGAAAACCAGACATCGATTTCTCGTACTTCTCCTCGTACAACCCGTGCCGATTTTACCTCTCCTAGGGAAGATAATAATTCTTCGAGATAATCTTTGGCAAACTGGTCATGAATAAATCTAGTCATAGGTTTATCTAACATGATTTAATAACTTATCTCGCAATTGCTTAATCCGATCACGATATTTAGCCGCTGCCTCGAATTCTAAATTTTTCGCCGCTTCTTTCATTTGCGCTTCTAGTTGTTGAATTAATTCGGGAATTTGTTCTAAAGAAAGTTCTTCTATATTCTCACAAACCTGCTCTAATTGTTGGGAATTTAGACGACGGGAAATATCCAGAAAAGCCAAAATTGAATTACTCGACCTTTTAACAATCGGTTGCGGAATAATCCCATGTTTCTGATTATACTCCTCTTGAATAGCTCGCCGTCTCTTGGTTTCTTCGATCGCATTAATCATACTATCGGTGAGATTATCTCCGTAGAGAATTGCCTGACCGCGAATATGACGAGCAGCCCGGCCGATAGTTTGAATTAAAGAGCGGGTAGCCCTTAAAAATCCTTCCTTATCTGCGTCTAAAATTGCCACTAAAGACACTTCCGGCAGGTCTAACCCTTCGCGAAGCAAATTCACCCCGATCAGCACGTCAAAGACCCCTTCTCGCAGGTCTTGAATAATTTCAATCCGTTGAATTGATTGAATTTCCGAATGTAGATATCTAACTTTAATTCCCCTTTCTTGCAAGTATTCGGTTAAATCTTCGGCCATGCGTTTAGTTAAAGTGGTAATCAAAACCCGTTCATTTAACCGCACTCGCTCCTTAATTTCCCCTAATAAATCATCCACTTGTCCCTCGGTTGGCCGCACAAAAATCTC
Encoded here:
- a CDS encoding Crp/Fnr family transcriptional regulator, encoding MSFSVPSSDFIPLIGQETEIFNWAKSHYRHHTFAKDERVATRPGLLYFVESGAIRIVGKAQVNVIDQKSPRQLPIADSEEVFLGFVGAGQPFEIVSQFPFQLQAQAHLDKTELVWLYWEDLERWPQLRSAVMETFRHQYQRKLFWLSILGQKRSLDRLMGFLVLLLEEYGQPCVEGYYLPYPLTHAQIASAIGTTRVTVTRLIGKLRQQNSIFFKQDNLIGLPSLFLSQN
- a CDS encoding type II toxin-antitoxin system RelE/ParE family toxin, coding for MADRVNYRLVWSPKAIEDVDAIASYISRDSPSYAAAVVRRILDISYSLENCPLEAKKCAEFSDETIREKSAYAYRLIYQIQGSVVIIAAIVHSKHFLD
- a CDS encoding GTP-binding protein — protein: MTHDPFLDQAWNTEDLEQALRGVGTIQEELNYNQARNSLSKLVDHLDLTSREKIGLEAEIERLVALLEKLDQSLIQIAAFGLVGRGKSSILNALVGQEILTTGPLHGVTRTIEGVNWQLSSDDTFPNLARLTLNGKGNAQVQLLDTPGIDEVDGQKREILACQVAQQVDLILFIISGDMTKVEFSALAKLREAGKPMILVFNKIDQYPEVDRLAIYEKIASERVKELLSPDEIVMVAASPLLAETVKGPDGRLKTQRFRGKPQIEALKLKILEILEREGKSLVALNSMLYADEVNEQIVARKMAIRDRGANQLIQKAVMSKASAIAVNPVTVLDLFTGAVIDLAMILALSRLYGIDLTRQGAIALLQKIALNMGGISASEFLAVLGLSSLKGLLGLSIPATGGISLLPYTSIALTQAGVAGVSCYAIGQVTKTYLANGATWGPDGPKAVVASILDSLDETSILNRIKRELGSKLGGGGLFSDQ
- a CDS encoding flagellar assembly protein H yields the protein MTRFIHDQFAKDYLEELLSSLGEVKSARVVRGEVREIDVWFSPQILDNNPRELLGLLGKMAINPCLFEPFRNPVTATEIRTCLLKLLEVEGEINRRANRQKTNVNDGEIPRLWILTPTASSQLLEGFGAKLDEENWGEGIYFLAPSLRTAITVIHQLPPTEATLWLRILGRGKVQARAIDELESLPEDHPFRVNALELLLNLRTSLTNDQELEQEDRELIMRLSPLYTSRLQEELDAGRQQGLQQGLQQGLQQGLQQGLQQGLQQGLQQGLQQGLQQGLQQGLQQGLQQGLQQGLQQGERLVVENLLKARFGSLDPDLSVIIDRILLLPVEEFTPLILNSSSTELIAHFSN